One part of the Desulfitibacter sp. BRH_c19 genome encodes these proteins:
- a CDS encoding MFS transporter, producing MTNDDSKQESPYYRWIILAIMWSTTFISVYAQFQVSALAYKIIPDLNLTSGNFAMVLLSPMLPAVFFSIVAGALADRFGVKRVVAVSFVFSIIGTYYRYLATDFWSFFLLMFLSGFSVALLNANVSKLVGAWFPRKQIGTAMGIYFSALGFGMGATLITASFFSTVKSAYTTAGLIMIVVFILWMIFIKNKPDGAPELPSQPVLKYIRIAAKSKSIWLAGLALMCFMGANMAFLGFLPNALTQARGIEPGQAGIMAAMVTLGTILGNIIGPYMADRIGRMKPFLSPVAFLGAILMFASWMTQGISMWAILLLLGICLGISTPLLMAFPMLLPEIGPIYAGSAGGLLATLQLIGAFFIPSIIIAPLGGDNYTILFGLSSLFLLLLGIVALFLPELGTKASKEA from the coding sequence ATGACTAATGATGATTCTAAACAAGAGTCACCATATTATCGTTGGATAATCCTAGCTATAATGTGGTCTACAACGTTTATTTCAGTTTATGCACAATTTCAAGTGTCTGCTTTGGCATATAAGATTATTCCTGATTTAAACCTAACATCTGGAAATTTTGCTATGGTTCTTTTATCACCTATGCTGCCCGCAGTATTTTTTAGTATTGTTGCAGGTGCATTAGCAGACAGATTTGGTGTTAAAAGAGTAGTAGCAGTAAGCTTTGTTTTTTCAATAATTGGAACATATTACCGATATCTGGCTACTGATTTTTGGAGTTTTTTCCTTTTAATGTTCTTATCTGGGTTTAGTGTTGCACTTTTGAACGCAAATGTTTCCAAACTTGTTGGGGCATGGTTTCCTAGAAAACAAATTGGTACTGCCATGGGTATTTATTTTTCAGCGTTAGGATTTGGTATGGGTGCAACGCTAATTACAGCATCATTTTTTTCAACAGTTAAAAGTGCTTATACTACTGCGGGGTTAATCATGATTGTTGTGTTTATTTTGTGGATGATTTTTATAAAAAACAAGCCAGATGGAGCACCAGAATTGCCTTCTCAGCCAGTTCTTAAATATATAAGGATTGCTGCAAAAAGTAAGAGTATTTGGCTAGCAGGTTTAGCGCTGATGTGTTTTATGGGTGCAAATATGGCGTTTTTAGGTTTCTTGCCAAATGCATTAACTCAAGCACGTGGCATAGAACCGGGGCAAGCTGGTATTATGGCAGCCATGGTAACTTTAGGCACAATTCTTGGAAATATTATAGGTCCGTATATGGCTGATAGGATTGGTAGAATGAAACCTTTTCTTTCGCCTGTGGCTTTTTTGGGTGCAATTCTTATGTTTGCTTCTTGGATGACTCAAGGAATAAGCATGTGGGCAATTCTTCTCCTTCTGGGGATTTGCTTGGGAATTAGTACTCCGTTGTTAATGGCATTTCCAATGCTACTACCTGAAATAGGACCTATATATGCAGGAAGTGCTGGAGGGCTTTTAGCTACGTTACAATTAATTGGTGCTTTCTTTATTCCATCTATTATTATTGCACCTCTCGGAGGTGACAATTATACTATACTATTTGGGCTGAGTAGTTTGTTCCTACTGTTATTAGGCATTGTCGCATTATTTCTTCCTGAACTTGGCACCAAAGCTAGCAAGGAAGCGTAG
- a CDS encoding sodium:solute symporter, which produces MNTIVMSIVIVYLAAMLFIGWYASRKISTNEDFMVAGRRLGPLMVAGALAATEIGGGSSLGVVEMAYGDWGMGAAWYVLTMAITFTILAFIGPKLRDALVKTVPEYFRRRYGEAPGTVTAIIMILPLIGLTAIQIMASSVVLSVMTGLTYTQAVLIVSVIVTIYSVMGGLWGVTITDFIQMFLIIGGMALAIPFTLNAVGGWGNVVAALPAEQLSFTGKIGWGTIIGLVVMYTASFAVGQEAVARYYAARDGKAAFWGSLLAAFANLIYAFIPTVLGLMALAMVQNGMIDATAILEHGARYALPTLAIQIMPPVLVGLLFAGIISATMSSADSNLLGAGSIFANDIYKIYMKKSATDKQVLNVTRLTMVVIATLSTIVALTSTQAIITVLMFSFTLRAGGSFIPYVVGHYWKKASWAGAMASIVVGSIGVILVEKNYVSFFGLNPIFLGLLSSALVFVLFSYLYPNKNNSTALADES; this is translated from the coding sequence ATGAATACCATTGTTATGTCAATTGTTATTGTTTATTTAGCTGCAATGTTATTTATCGGATGGTATGCATCAAGGAAAATTAGTACAAATGAAGACTTTATGGTTGCCGGAAGAAGACTAGGGCCGCTTATGGTGGCTGGTGCACTAGCTGCTACAGAGATAGGCGGTGGCAGTTCTCTAGGTGTTGTGGAGATGGCTTATGGAGACTGGGGAATGGGTGCTGCCTGGTATGTTTTAACAATGGCCATTACTTTTACCATTCTAGCTTTTATAGGTCCAAAACTTAGAGATGCGCTTGTTAAAACAGTACCTGAATATTTCAGAAGGCGTTATGGAGAAGCACCTGGTACTGTTACTGCAATTATTATGATTTTGCCTTTAATTGGTTTAACCGCAATTCAAATTATGGCTTCATCAGTTGTGTTATCAGTTATGACTGGGCTAACCTATACCCAAGCAGTTCTTATAGTTTCAGTTATTGTAACCATATATTCTGTTATGGGTGGGTTATGGGGTGTTACCATTACCGACTTTATTCAAATGTTCCTGATAATTGGTGGGATGGCTTTAGCAATTCCTTTCACACTAAATGCAGTTGGCGGCTGGGGAAATGTAGTTGCAGCACTTCCCGCTGAACAGTTAAGCTTTACTGGGAAAATAGGTTGGGGGACTATAATAGGTCTTGTGGTTATGTATACTGCATCCTTTGCAGTTGGTCAGGAAGCAGTAGCTAGGTACTATGCTGCAAGAGATGGCAAGGCAGCCTTTTGGGGATCTTTGCTTGCGGCATTTGCTAATCTAATATATGCTTTTATTCCTACAGTCCTTGGTCTAATGGCTTTAGCCATGGTTCAAAATGGAATGATTGATGCTACTGCTATATTGGAACATGGTGCAAGATATGCGCTTCCAACTCTTGCTATTCAAATAATGCCTCCAGTCCTTGTAGGTTTGCTGTTTGCAGGTATAATTTCTGCGACAATGTCAAGTGCTGACTCAAACCTATTAGGTGCCGGTTCAATCTTTGCTAATGACATTTATAAAATATATATGAAAAAATCAGCTACTGATAAACAAGTATTAAATGTAACACGGTTAACTATGGTTGTTATAGCAACTCTATCAACAATAGTTGCACTCACAAGTACCCAAGCTATAATTACAGTGCTGATGTTTTCCTTTACTTTAAGAGCAGGTGGTTCCTTTATTCCATATGTTGTAGGACACTACTGGAAAAAAGCGAGCTGGGCTGGTGCAATGGCATCAATTGTAGTTGGAAGTATAGGTGTAATTCTAGTAGAGAAAAACTATGTTTCTTTCTTCGGGTTAAACCCAATATTTCTTGGTTTGCTTTCAAGTGCTCTAGTCTTTGTTTTATTTAGCTATTTATATCCAAATAAAAATAATTCTACTGCTTTGGCTGATGAAAGCTAA